A portion of the Clostridium gelidum genome contains these proteins:
- a CDS encoding Rpn family recombination-promoting nuclease/putative transposase: MLSDYEENEADIVYRANIDGKEVIFYTLLEFQSSVDYRMPLRLFFYINEILREHIKNLKKEDKKNKKGFNVPAVIPIVLYNATREWNAPRYFKDIVNKSELFGENIVNFKYELFDVNHQYAKEDLIKNNNITSAIFLLDQKVEPLEFLDRLKAVALEFNKLTDTQKMILKHWIRNTVDETIAENAVEILDTNKEGVEKMVANNAFMIEEMKEKVEKETRKQERELRKQDKIEIAKNLMDILDNETIALKTGLSVEEVAKIRVKN; encoded by the coding sequence ATTGTATATAGAGCAAATATTGATGGTAAAGAAGTTATCTTTTATACACTATTAGAATTTCAATCAAGTGTGGATTATAGAATGCCACTAAGATTATTTTTTTACATAAATGAAATACTTAGAGAACACATTAAAAACTTAAAAAAGGAAGATAAGAAAAACAAAAAGGGTTTTAATGTACCTGCAGTAATTCCAATTGTTTTATATAATGCCACTAGAGAATGGAATGCACCAAGATATTTTAAAGATATAGTAAATAAGAGCGAACTTTTTGGAGAGAATATAGTAAATTTCAAATACGAACTCTTTGATGTAAATCATCAATATGCTAAAGAAGACTTAATAAAAAATAATAACATTACATCAGCTATATTTCTTTTAGATCAGAAAGTGGAGCCATTAGAATTTTTAGATAGATTAAAGGCTGTAGCACTTGAATTTAATAAATTGACAGATACGCAAAAAATGATACTTAAACATTGGATTAGAAATACTGTAGATGAAACTATAGCAGAAAATGCAGTTGAAATATTAGATACTAATAAAGAAGGAGTGGAAAAGATGGTTGCTAATAATGCTTTTATGATAGAGGAAATGAAAGAAAAGGTTGAGAAAGAAACTAGAAAACAAGAAAGAGAACTTAGAAAACAGGACAAAATTGAAATTGCTAAAAATTTAATGGATATTTTAGATAATGAAACAATAGCATTAAAAACAGGATTAAGCGTAGAAGAAGTAGCTAAAATAAGAGTAAAAAATTAA
- a CDS encoding DUF6892 domain-containing protein translates to MRNEYKDKTGLFEDYNFKLAVIDALLDKKTSFSDELETLKKKYCDTFEIYEDESPIEEIAEYFEILKIEDNDLNQVTEICFDGGNEIYFYICPDWDGEDDYFEINSIEGYKKLKKLKAVTYISMLDEDILEPMKDEGIEVL, encoded by the coding sequence ATGAGAAATGAATATAAAGATAAAACAGGATTATTTGAGGATTATAATTTTAAATTGGCAGTTATAGATGCATTATTGGATAAAAAAACATCATTTAGTGATGAACTAGAAACTTTAAAGAAAAAATATTGTGATACATTTGAAATATACGAAGATGAAAGTCCGATTGAAGAAATTGCTGAATATTTCGAAATATTAAAAATTGAAGATAATGATTTGAATCAAGTTACAGAAATATGTTTTGATGGAGGGAATGAAATCTATTTTTATATATGTCCTGATTGGGATGGGGAAGATGATTATTTTGAGATTAACAGTATTGAAGGATATAAAAAATTGAAAAAACTAAAAGCAGTTACATACATAAGCATGCTTGATGAGGATATTCTTGAACCTATGAAAGATGAGGGCATTGAAGTTTTATAA
- a CDS encoding nucleotide pyrophosphohydrolase, with amino-acid sequence MKDTIDRIRKFRNDRDWSQFHTPANLSKAISIEAGELLEEFLWDDKNYNKEHVLEELADVMVYCIQMADSLGVDLEDIINSKMDKNEKKYPVEKAKGNSKKYTQL; translated from the coding sequence ATGAAAGATACAATAGATAGAATCAGAAAATTCAGAAATGACAGAGATTGGAGCCAGTTTCATACACCTGCTAATTTATCAAAAGCAATTTCAATTGAAGCAGGAGAGCTTTTAGAAGAATTTTTATGGGATGATAAAAATTATAATAAAGAACATGTATTAGAAGAACTTGCAGATGTTATGGTTTATTGTATACAAATGGCTGATTCTTTAGGTGTTGATTTAGAAGATATTATAAATAGCAAAATGGATAAAAATGAAAAGAAATATCCTGTTGAAAAAGCAAAAGGTAACAGTAAGAAATACACACAATTATAA
- a CDS encoding DUF2075 domain-containing protein, whose amino-acid sequence MIVYEASKRDFMKHVTNDEISILIDREYKNKIGKSRENEFRAWDNSMLYMFKALSTDEIPDECGVAIEYRIPATSRRVDFILTGLDETDTENVIIVELKQWSELEEVTDEDAIVKTVINRSKRRTSHPSYQAWSYASLIEDYNDSVEKNNIKLHPCAYLHNYIKKEENDPLENQVYENWLHKAPAYTKGDVIKLREFICKYVKKPDQGKGIYYIEGGKIRPSKSLQDALKVMIDGNEEFIMIDDQKVAFESIMRTVRDCIKNGTKKTIIVEGGPGTGKSVLAINLLVKICNMNLNCQYVTKNAAPRYVYCEKLKGNYTQKYINNLFNGSGIYTETEENEIDVLVVDEAHRLNAKSGMFKNMGENQIKEIMNSAKVSIFFVDNDQRVTMDDIGSIEEIEKHAKVLDVKARKLKLISQFRCNGSDGYISWLDDMLEIRETGNFDGFEFDFDFKVFENPSEMRQAIEEKNQINNKSRLAAGYCYEWATKKKENYSKYDIEFPEYDFKMKWNLSNSSTWAIDKESVNECGCIHTCQGLEFDYVGVIIGTDLRFENGKIVTDFFKRAKTDKSLNGVKKLYKEDKEKALKISDQLIKNTYRILMTRGLKGCYIWCENENLRNYFKERINSFSRQIGIKEIEENGVLVNQKNSLYMK is encoded by the coding sequence ATGATTGTATATGAGGCTAGCAAAAGAGATTTTATGAAACATGTTACTAATGATGAAATTAGTATTTTAATAGATAGAGAGTACAAGAATAAAATAGGAAAGTCTAGAGAAAATGAATTCAGAGCTTGGGATAATTCTATGCTTTATATGTTTAAGGCACTTAGCACTGATGAAATCCCAGATGAATGTGGAGTTGCAATTGAATATAGGATTCCTGCAACTTCTAGGAGAGTTGATTTTATTTTAACTGGACTTGATGAAACAGACACAGAAAATGTAATTATTGTTGAACTTAAGCAATGGAGTGAATTAGAAGAAGTAACAGATGAAGATGCCATTGTTAAAACAGTTATTAATAGAAGTAAGAGAAGGACATCACATCCATCTTACCAAGCTTGGTCATATGCCAGCTTAATTGAAGATTATAATGATTCAGTTGAAAAGAACAATATAAAATTACATCCTTGTGCTTATTTACATAATTATATAAAGAAAGAAGAAAATGATCCTCTTGAAAATCAGGTTTATGAGAATTGGTTACATAAAGCGCCAGCTTATACAAAGGGTGATGTTATAAAACTTAGGGAATTTATCTGTAAATATGTGAAAAAGCCCGATCAAGGAAAGGGTATTTATTATATTGAAGGTGGCAAGATTAGACCTTCAAAATCACTTCAAGATGCACTTAAGGTTATGATTGATGGGAATGAAGAATTTATCATGATTGATGATCAAAAGGTTGCGTTTGAAAGTATTATGAGAACTGTTCGTGATTGTATTAAAAATGGGACTAAGAAGACAATAATTGTTGAGGGAGGGCCTGGTACAGGCAAATCTGTTCTTGCAATTAATCTTTTAGTTAAGATATGCAACATGAATCTAAATTGTCAGTATGTAACTAAAAATGCTGCGCCAAGATACGTATATTGTGAAAAGCTTAAAGGTAATTATACTCAAAAATACATAAATAATTTATTTAATGGATCAGGAATTTATACTGAAACTGAAGAAAATGAAATTGATGTTTTAGTAGTAGATGAAGCCCATAGGCTAAATGCTAAATCTGGTATGTTTAAAAATATGGGCGAAAATCAAATTAAAGAGATAATGAATAGTGCTAAAGTATCTATATTTTTTGTTGATAATGATCAAAGGGTTACTATGGATGATATAGGCAGCATTGAAGAAATTGAAAAACATGCAAAAGTTTTAGATGTTAAAGCTAGAAAATTAAAACTTATATCTCAATTTAGGTGTAATGGGTCTGATGGATATATTTCATGGCTTGATGATATGTTAGAAATCAGAGAAACTGGTAATTTCGATGGCTTTGAATTTGACTTTGATTTTAAAGTATTTGAAAATCCAAGTGAAATGAGACAAGCCATAGAAGAAAAAAATCAAATAAATAATAAATCTAGATTAGCTGCAGGATATTGCTATGAGTGGGCAACTAAAAAGAAAGAAAATTATAGTAAGTATGATATAGAATTTCCAGAGTATGATTTTAAAATGAAATGGAATTTAAGCAATAGTTCAACTTGGGCAATTGATAAAGAATCAGTAAATGAATGTGGCTGCATCCATACCTGCCAAGGTCTTGAATTTGATTATGTTGGAGTAATAATAGGAACTGATTTAAGATTTGAAAATGGAAAGATTGTAACAGACTTTTTTAAGAGAGCAAAAACAGATAAGAGCTTAAATGGAGTTAAAAAGTTATACAAAGAAGATAAGGAAAAAGCTCTTAAAATAAGTGATCAGCTTATTAAAAACACTTATAGAATACTTATGACAAGAGGGCTTAAAGGATGTTATATATGGTGCGAGAATGAGAATCTTAGAAATTACTTTAAAGAGAGAATAAATTCATTTAGCCGTCAAATTGGAATAAAGGAAATTGAAGAAAATGGAGTATTAGTTAATCAGAAGAATTCATTATATATGAAATAA
- a CDS encoding PDDEXK-like family protein — MNKNNLLREATLIKEADKIIKANSLAKKQNDIGFNIFTTLNIERDEVFTHSNMIYALLNPKGIHGMGDTYLKLFLAEIGISKNFLTYSWAVEREWIFENGRIDFFLKCEKMCIAIEMKIDARDQDKQLFRYEEYSKGINSNYLIYYLTLNEKDPSDQSAKGIDRRYFKCITFKVHILNWLKACLAATNENMAPYNFIKQYLYLIQKLVGEEKMAEAMKNLIKNGDDLMAAITIANSINEVKTEVLLNFMDELNKLLISSEVNLIKYDREEVKSYYKGSSIPKQIYKIEENHSHDAEAINFILGIEITDTLYYYFCFIKKDKDGSITFINKEEIEKNHSEIFKKCSSALEKVFGEIRRSSSVSLLWENIMDANGYKYDFKHFSANCVELKDNYVKEAKRIAEIIINLKKAVEKQLPK, encoded by the coding sequence ATGAATAAAAATAACTTACTTAGAGAAGCAACCCTAATAAAAGAGGCAGATAAAATAATAAAAGCAAATAGCTTAGCCAAAAAACAAAATGATATTGGCTTTAATATTTTTACCACATTAAATATTGAGAGAGATGAAGTATTTACCCATTCTAATATGATATATGCTTTATTAAATCCTAAAGGAATCCATGGTATGGGTGATACATATCTTAAGCTATTCTTAGCAGAAATTGGGATATCTAAAAATTTTTTAACTTATTCTTGGGCCGTTGAAAGGGAATGGATTTTTGAAAACGGAAGAATTGATTTTTTTCTTAAATGTGAAAAAATGTGTATAGCAATTGAGATGAAAATTGATGCGAGAGACCAAGATAAACAGCTTTTTAGATATGAGGAGTATTCAAAAGGTATAAATTCTAATTATTTAATATATTATTTAACTCTAAATGAAAAAGATCCGTCAGATCAAAGTGCAAAGGGTATAGATAGGAGATATTTTAAATGTATAACTTTTAAGGTTCATATATTAAATTGGTTAAAGGCATGTTTAGCTGCAACTAATGAAAATATGGCTCCTTACAATTTCATAAAACAATATTTATATCTTATTCAAAAATTGGTAGGTGAAGAAAAAATGGCAGAAGCTATGAAGAACCTTATTAAAAATGGCGATGATTTAATGGCAGCAATTACTATAGCTAATAGCATAAATGAAGTAAAGACAGAAGTTCTTTTGAATTTTATGGATGAATTAAATAAATTATTGATAAGTAGTGAAGTTAATCTAATTAAATATGATAGAGAAGAAGTAAAGTCTTATTATAAGGGAAGTTCAATTCCTAAACAGATTTATAAGATAGAAGAAAATCATTCACATGATGCTGAAGCAATTAATTTTATACTAGGGATAGAAATTACAGACACATTATATTACTACTTTTGTTTTATTAAAAAAGATAAAGATGGATCAATAACTTTTATTAATAAAGAAGAAATTGAAAAGAATCATAGTGAAATATTCAAAAAGTGTAGTAGTGCTTTGGAAAAAGTATTTGGAGAAATAAGACGATCATCAAGTGTCAGTCTTTTATGGGAAAATATAATGGATGCAAATGGATATAAATATGATTTTAAGCATTTTTCAGCTAACTGCGTTGAACTTAAAGATAATTATGTAAAAGAGGCAAAAAGGATTGCAGAGATTATAATTAACTTAAAGAAAGCTGTGGAGAAACAATTACCTAAGTGA
- a CDS encoding RpnC/YadD family protein, whose protein sequence is MRALAEGNERIRLDEIIKALFTTSNGVLLRLLNGIFDENFMEDEVEISMKNKEFPKENYEDKEIPSIDLIRADFLTKFTERANNKRHYYHIEFQIKNDNNMVIRTFEYGFNYAKEVARTEGNEKTVLYFPKQRVIYMEENKNIKDVLNMTIIFPNNQEIEYSVPVIKYWKYDINDLKLKGMYPFIPLQLFKLRKELQNIIDSNKENKEEILKEHLYEAIESAKLIAYTCDELFKDKLIEGSDFHIMLLTVQNLIEYLNSRYFKDVKIEEEVKRMTKTLYDPLVEQQGIEKEKIEIIKNAIKMGMDYDTICKLTGVSVKEIEKVKHSNE, encoded by the coding sequence GTGAGAGCATTGGCAGAAGGAAATGAAAGAATAAGACTTGATGAGATTATAAAAGCTCTATTTACAACTTCAAATGGTGTTTTGTTAAGATTGCTTAATGGAATATTTGATGAGAATTTTATGGAAGATGAAGTTGAAATATCGATGAAAAATAAGGAATTTCCTAAAGAAAATTATGAAGATAAAGAAATTCCATCAATAGATTTAATTAGAGCAGATTTCTTGACTAAATTTACTGAAAGAGCTAACAATAAAAGACATTATTATCATATAGAGTTTCAGATTAAAAATGATAATAATATGGTGATAAGAACTTTTGAATATGGATTTAATTATGCAAAAGAAGTTGCAAGAACTGAAGGAAATGAAAAAACAGTTTTATATTTTCCAAAGCAAAGAGTAATATATATGGAAGAAAATAAAAATATTAAAGATGTACTAAATATGACAATAATTTTCCCGAATAATCAAGAAATTGAATACTCTGTTCCAGTGATCAAATACTGGAAATATGATATTAATGATTTAAAATTAAAAGGAATGTATCCTTTTATTCCTTTGCAACTTTTCAAGTTAAGAAAAGAATTGCAAAATATAATTGACAGCAATAAAGAGAATAAAGAAGAAATATTAAAAGAACACTTATATGAAGCCATAGAAAGTGCTAAACTTATAGCATACACTTGTGATGAGTTGTTTAAAGATAAATTAATAGAAGGATCAGATTTTCATATAATGCTTCTTACAGTACAAAACTTAATTGAATATTTAAATAGTAGATATTTTAAAGATGTAAAGATTGAAGAGGAGGTAAAGCGTATGACTAAAACTTTATATGATCCATTAGTGGAACAACAAGGAATTGAGAAAGAAAAAATTGAGATAATTAAAAATGCTATAAAAATGGGTATGGATTATGATACAATTTGTAAATTAACTGGAGTTTCAGTAAAGGAGATAGAAAAAGTTAAACATAGTAATGAATAA
- a CDS encoding AbaSI family restriction endonuclease, with the protein MGEISKSEFITRQFQRTHNKRFENYVLTRIWHGINSTDIKMITQQYVIRDDGCALLDAYLPQFNIGIEVDEAQHKIESHVKADSQSEKDVIQAIGCQIYRVDVTVGIDDIHKQCDEIISIIKNKMKYSEFESWDIEEEYSPERYIKKGFISLEDNAAFRKQTEALKCFGIYYKSSWTGGENHPTYDDVFIWFPKMHARKEWINILVENETIIYETNEDSIKNKEFVDKWINQKRNIRYVFTYAKDSLGMVLYRFKGVFELDKEATIHENRAVWKRTGDTVKTIDQVLKGNKA; encoded by the coding sequence ATGGGGGAAATAAGTAAATCGGAATTTATTACTAGACAATTTCAAAGAACACATAACAAAAGATTTGAAAATTATGTTTTAACACGAATTTGGCATGGTATTAATTCTACTGATATAAAAATGATAACACAACAATATGTTATAAGAGATGATGGATGCGCTTTATTAGATGCATATTTACCACAATTTAATATTGGAATTGAGGTTGATGAAGCACAGCATAAAATAGAATCCCATGTAAAAGCTGATAGTCAAAGTGAAAAAGATGTAATACAAGCTATTGGTTGTCAGATTTATAGAGTAGACGTAACTGTAGGAATAGATGATATTCATAAACAATGTGATGAGATAATTAGCATAATTAAGAATAAAATGAAATATTCAGAGTTTGAGTCATGGGATATTGAAGAAGAATATTCACCAGAACGTTATATTAAGAAAGGATTTATTTCACTTGAAGATAATGCAGCATTTAGAAAACAAACAGAGGCGCTAAAGTGCTTTGGTATTTACTATAAATCTTCATGGACTGGCGGAGAAAATCATCCAACTTATGATGATGTATTTATATGGTTCCCTAAAATGCATGCACGAAAAGAATGGATAAATATATTAGTTGAAAATGAAACTATAATATATGAGACGAATGAAGATTCCATAAAAAATAAAGAATTCGTTGATAAATGGATTAATCAGAAGCGCAATATACGTTATGTTTTTACCTATGCAAAAGATTCATTAGGAATGGTATTATATCGTTTTAAAGGAGTGTTTGAACTTGACAAAGAAGCAACAATACATGAGAATAGAGCAGTTTGGAAAAGAACTGGAGATACTGTTAAAACAATAGATCAAGTTTTAAAAGGAAATAAAGCATAA
- a CDS encoding Rpn family recombination-promoting nuclease/putative transposase — translation MGYKKAMNNIHDRSYKDLYSNKVVFLDLVKEMLKAPWAKDLNEENLVLVDKEYILSDYEENESDIVYKANIDGKEVIFYILLEFQSSVDYRMPLRLFFYINEILREYIKNLNKEDKKNKKGFNVPAVVPIVLYNAKRTWTAPRYFKDIVNKSELFGENIVNFKYELFDVNHQYTKEELIGNNNISSAIFLLDQKVEPLEFFNRLKAVALKFNRLTDREKIILKNWIKNTVDEAIAENAVEILEANKEGVEKMVANNAFMIEEMKQKIRKETEKEVRKNEEEIIKEDKIEIAKNLLSMNMNVENISKATGLRIEEIEKLRN, via the coding sequence ATGGGTTATAAAAAGGCCATGAATAATATACATGACCGGTCTTACAAAGATTTGTATTCTAATAAAGTAGTTTTTTTAGATCTTGTTAAAGAAATGCTTAAAGCACCATGGGCTAAGGATTTAAATGAAGAGAATCTAGTTTTAGTTGATAAAGAATACATATTATCAGATTATGAAGAAAATGAATCTGACATTGTATATAAAGCTAACATTGATGGAAAAGAAGTTATATTTTATATATTACTAGAATTTCAATCAAGTGTAGATTATAGAATGCCACTCCGATTATTCTTTTACATAAATGAAATCCTTAGGGAGTATATTAAAAACTTAAATAAAGAAGATAAGAAAAATAAAAAAGGATTTAATGTACCAGCAGTAGTTCCTATTGTTTTATACAATGCCAAGAGGACGTGGACTGCACCAAGATATTTTAAAGATATAGTAAATAAGAGTGAATTATTTGGAGAGAATATAGTAAATTTCAAGTATGAATTATTTGATGTAAACCATCAATATACTAAGGAAGAACTAATTGGTAATAATAATATTTCATCAGCAATATTTCTATTAGATCAAAAAGTAGAGCCATTAGAATTTTTTAATAGATTAAAGGCTGTGGCATTGAAATTTAATAGATTGACGGATAGAGAAAAAATAATATTAAAAAATTGGATTAAAAATACTGTTGATGAAGCAATAGCGGAAAATGCAGTTGAAATATTAGAAGCTAATAAAGAGGGAGTGGAAAAGATGGTTGCTAATAATGCTTTTATGATAGAGGAAATGAAACAAAAGATTAGGAAAGAAACTGAAAAAGAAGTTAGAAAAAATGAAGAAGAAATTATTAAAGAAGATAAAATTGAAATAGCAAAAAATTTATTATCAATGAACATGAATGTAGAAAATATATCAAAAGCTACAGGGTTAAGGATAGAAGAAATTGAAAAATTAAGAAATTAA
- a CDS encoding sensor domain-containing diguanylate cyclase, producing MKKIAYIIIFLFLSISIYSFFHMNKSKDIQAINGVMFLNEYNFEESGNINLDGQWEIYDNELLTPNQLEYRTPSQYLTIPGNLKTQLSENHKGYMTLRLKISAQEDIVYGLRTKGVLSASKVWVNGVLQEQVGKVGTSYEDEKAIYLPIYSYFTSKDGQIEIVIQTSNYREIFPEVKSMEFGLKDSIINESIFDLGIDFIIIGGLLVIELLFLSLYKRMKNNKSYLLFSILCLFIQLRCLFLNERIIVHFFPNMPFELLSKTAALTYYLWIPIYVFFIKEVFGDIPRRTIITSLIFSVTFASICLVTNNTFYDKLSYYGELVVIIIVIDILIFLIKKVRKCEENSSISLIAFTCLIVTAANDILLNNGFSHINRYVFQIGMFIFVLLETYSITINYNNQINKVKMLKEENEIIYERSIRDSLTNLYNRQYIESILDNIIDMYNSEGIVFTLMMLDIDYFKKINDTYGHLCGDKVLLSISNVLMKTLRNTDYIGRYGGEEFIVMFPSTGIDEAIKIAENIRVNIEELSVDGGIKVTISGGLYENKENRKYTCIQNADELLYLAKERGRNRIEVSRN from the coding sequence ATGAAAAAAATTGCCTATATTATAATATTTTTATTTTTATCAATAAGCATTTATTCATTTTTCCATATGAACAAAAGTAAAGATATACAAGCAATAAATGGAGTTATGTTTCTAAATGAATACAACTTTGAAGAAAGTGGAAATATTAATTTAGATGGACAGTGGGAAATATATGATAATGAATTATTAACTCCAAATCAATTAGAATATAGAACCCCTAGTCAATATCTAACAATACCAGGAAACTTAAAAACTCAATTGAGTGAAAACCATAAGGGATATATGACTTTAAGATTAAAAATTAGTGCACAAGAAGATATTGTATATGGACTTAGAACAAAAGGAGTATTATCTGCTTCAAAGGTTTGGGTTAATGGAGTATTGCAGGAGCAGGTTGGTAAAGTTGGGACAAGTTATGAAGATGAGAAAGCGATATATTTGCCAATTTATTCATATTTTACTTCAAAAGATGGTCAGATCGAAATAGTAATTCAAACATCAAACTACAGAGAGATTTTCCCAGAAGTTAAATCTATGGAATTTGGACTTAAGGATAGTATTATAAATGAATCAATATTTGACTTAGGGATAGATTTTATAATAATAGGTGGATTATTAGTTATAGAATTATTATTTTTATCTTTATATAAGCGTATGAAAAATAACAAATCATACTTATTATTTTCTATATTATGTTTATTTATACAATTAAGATGCTTATTTTTAAATGAAAGAATAATTGTTCATTTCTTTCCAAATATGCCGTTTGAATTATTAAGTAAAACAGCGGCACTAACATATTATTTGTGGATTCCTATATATGTATTTTTTATAAAGGAAGTATTTGGTGATATACCTAGAAGAACAATTATTACTTCACTAATTTTTTCTGTAACTTTTGCAAGTATATGCCTCGTAACTAACAATACATTTTATGATAAATTATCATATTATGGTGAGCTGGTTGTAATAATTATTGTAATTGATATATTAATATTTCTAATAAAGAAAGTTAGGAAATGTGAGGAAAATAGTAGTATATCTCTTATTGCATTTACCTGCTTAATTGTAACAGCTGCCAACGATATATTACTTAACAATGGTTTTTCTCATATCAATAGATATGTTTTCCAAATAGGAATGTTTATTTTTGTTCTTTTAGAAACATATTCTATAACAATAAATTATAATAATCAAATAAATAAAGTAAAAATGTTAAAAGAAGAAAATGAAATTATATATGAAAGATCAATCAGGGATAGTCTTACTAATTTATATAATAGGCAATATATTGAATCTATCTTAGATAATATAATAGATATGTATAATTCAGAAGGAATAGTCTTTACTTTAATGATGCTTGATATTGATTACTTTAAAAAAATTAATGACACTTATGGACATTTATGTGGTGATAAAGTTTTATTGTCAATTAGCAATGTTCTTATGAAGACTTTAAGAAATACAGATTATATTGGGCGATATGGAGGGGAAGAATTTATTGTTATGTTTCCTAGTACAGGAATAGATGAAGCAATAAAAATAGCAGAAAATATAAGAGTAAATATTGAAGAGCTTTCAGTGGATGGAGGAATAAAAGTTACTATAAGTGGTGGCTTATATGAAAACAAGGAAAATAGAAAATATACATGCATACAAAATGCAGATGAGCTATTATATTTAGCCAAAGAGAGGGGGAGAAATCGAATAGAAGTATCTAGAAATTAG